One window of Mus caroli chromosome 11, CAROLI_EIJ_v1.1, whole genome shotgun sequence genomic DNA carries:
- the Gas7 gene encoding growth arrest-specific protein 7 isoform X6, producing MSTRLPMRPPGNVPAVLLGFQPALALTGALCLQQNLGSSSPGRKQSKENTITINCVTFPHPDTMPEQQLLKPTEWSYCDYFWADKKDPQGNGTVAGFELLLQKQLKGKQMQKEMSEFIRERIKIEEEYAKNLAKLSQNSLAAQEEGSLGEAWAQVKKSLADEAEVHLKFSAKLHSEVEKPLMNFRENFKKDMKKCDHHIADLRKQLASRYASVEKARKALTERQKDLEMKTQQLEIKLSNKTEEDIKKARRKSTQAGDDLMRCVDLYNQAQSKWFEEMVTTTLELERLEVERVEMIRQHLCQYTQLRHETDMFNQSTVEPVDQLLRKVDPAKDRELWVREHKTGNIRPVDMEI from the exons AACCTGGGATCCTCATCGCcaggcaggaaacagagcaaagaaaacacCATCACC ATCAACTGTGTGACATTCCCTCACCCGGACACGATGCCTGAGCAACAGCTGCTCAAGCCCACCGAGTGGAGCTATTGTGACTACTTTTGG GCGGACAAGAAGGACCCACAAGGCAATGGCACagtggctggctttgaactgctGCTGCAGAAGCAACTGAAAGGCAAGCAGATGCAGAAGGAGATGTCCGAGTTCATCCGGGAAAG GATAAAGATTGAAGAAGAATATGCAAAGAACCTGGCTAAGCTCTCTCAGAACTCCTTGGCTGCCCAGGAGGAAGG CTCCTTGGGAGAGGCATGGGCCCAAGTAAAGAAGAGCCTGGCAGATGAGGCTGAAGTTCATCTCAAGTTCTCTGCCAAG CTCCACAGCGAGGTGGAGAAACCCCTGATGAACTTCAGAGAGAACTTCAAGAAAGACATGAAAAAGTGTGACCACCACATCGCTGACCTCCGTAAGCAGCTGGCGAGCCGCTATGCCTCAGTGGAGAAG GCCCGCAAAGCCCTCACAGAGCGGCAGAAAGACCTGGAGATGAAGACCCAGCAGCTGGAGATCAAGTTGAGCAACAAGACCgaggaggacatcaagaaggcaCGGAGGAAGTCCACTCAGGCCG GAGATGATCTCATGCGCTGTGTGGACCTCTACAACCAGGCCCAGTCCAAGTGGTTTGAAGAGATGGTGACGACCACACTG GAACTGGAGCGGCTGGAGGTGGAGAGGGTGGAGATGATCCGACAACATCTGTGCCAGTACACACAGCTGCGGCACGAGACAGACATGTTCAACCAAAGC ACAGTCGAGCCTGTGGACCAACTGCTGCGAAAAGTGGACCCAGCCAAAGACAGAGAGCTATGGGTCAGAGAGCACAAAACAGGCAACATCCGCCCAGTGGACATGGAGATCTAG